In Carya illinoinensis cultivar Pawnee chromosome 6, C.illinoinensisPawnee_v1, whole genome shotgun sequence, a single genomic region encodes these proteins:
- the LOC122313337 gene encoding photosystem II stability/assembly factor HCF136, chloroplastic isoform X1, with the protein MANLLQLCECSSSNPMILLKPSSLNSLLASTSRPRQQYSYHPAQPRISPPKPKPKASLQQSSSSSSSSLNRREFISQTTAISLSLVAAPPPAMSEDALSEWERVYLPIDPGVVLLDIAFVPEDLNHGFLLGTRQTIMETKDGGNTWAPRSIPSAEDEDFNYRFNSISFKGKEGWIVGKPAILLYTSDAGESWERIPLSSQLPGDMVYIKATGDKSAEMVTDEGAIYVTSNRGYNWRAAVQETVSATLNRTVSSGISGASYYTGTFNAVNRSPDGRYVAVSSRGNFYLTWEPGQPFWQPHNRAVARRIQNMGWRADGGLWLLVRGGGLYLSKGSGITEEFEEVPVQSRGFGILDVGYRSEEEAWAAGGSGILLRTTNGGKTWNRDKAADNIAANLYSVKFINDKKGFVLGNDGVLLRYLG; encoded by the exons ATGGCGAACCTGCTGCAACTGTGCGAGTGTTCGAGCTCAAATCCAATGATTTTGCTGAAGCCATCCTCCTTGAACTCTCTCCTGGCCAGCACTTCACGGCCTCGCCAGCAATATAGTTATCACCCAGCTCAACCTCGCATTTCACCCCCCAAACCCAAACCGAAAGCTTCCCTACaacaatcttcttcttcttcttcttcttcgttgaATCGGAGGGAATTCATATCCCAGACCACGGCTATTTCCCTGTCTCTAGTAGCAGCTCCACCACCAGCAATGTCCGAAGACGCACTTTCCGAATGGGAAAGAGTGTACCTGCCCATTGACCCTGGCGTCGTCCTTCTTGACATCGCTTTCGTCCCTGAAGACTTAAATCACG GTTTTCTTTTGGGGACTAGGCAAACCATTATGGAGACAAAAGATGGTGGAAACACCTGGGCTCCACGTTCAATACCCTCAGCCGAGGACGAAGACTTCAACTACAGATTTAATTCCATTAGCTTCAAAGGAAAGGAGGGATGGATTGTTGGAAAACCTGCGATTCTGTTATACACTTCGGATGCGGGAGAAAGCTGGGAAAGAATACCACTAAGCTCTCAGCTTCCTGGAGATATG GTATATATAAAGGCAACTGGGGACAAGAGTGCAGAGATGGTCACAGATGAAGGAGCAATATATGTTACATCCAATAGGGGCTACAACTGGAGGGCTGCTGTTCAGGAAACTGTTTCAGCTACTCTTAATCG AACAGTCTCTAGTGGTATCAGTGGTGCAAGTTATTATACGGGAACATTCAATGCAGTGAATCGCTCTCCAGATGGAAGATATGTGGCTGTCTCTAGCCGTGGTAACTTCTACCTTACATGGGAGCCTGGGCAA CCATTCTGGCAACCACATAACAGGGCAGTTGCGAGAAGAATCCAAAATATGGGATGGAGAGCTGATGGTGGTCTTTGGCTTCTTGTTCGTGGAGGTGGACTTTATCTTAGCAAAGGGTCAGGG ATAACtgaagagtttgaagaagttcCAGTTCAAAGCCGGGGCTTTGGCATTCTTGATGTTGGGTATCGATCAGAG GAAGAGGCTTGGGCAGCAGGGGGTAGTGGGATCCTACTGAGAACTACTAATGGTGGCAAGACATGGAACCGTGACAAAGCAGCTGATAATATTGCTGCAAATCTGTACTCAGTGAA GTTTATCAATGATAAGAAGGGATTTGTGCTAGGAAATGATGGGGTCTTGCTTCGCTACCTTGGATGA
- the LOC122313337 gene encoding photosystem II stability/assembly factor HCF136, chloroplastic isoform X2, translated as MANLLQLCECSSSNPMILLKPSSLNSLLASTSRPRQQYSYHPAQPRISPPKPKPKASLQQSSSSSSSSLNRREFISQTTAISLSLVAAPPPAMSEDALSEWERVYLPIDPGVVLLDIAFVPEDLNHGFLLGTRQTIMETKDGGNTWAPRSIPSAEDEDFNYRFNSISFKGKEGWIVGKPAILLYTSDAGESWERIPLSSQLPGDMVYIKATGDKSAEMVTDEGAIYVTSNRGYNWRAAVQETVSATLNRTVSSGISGASYYTGTFNAVNRSPDGRYVAVSSRGNFYLTWEPGQITEEFEEVPVQSRGFGILDVGYRSEEEAWAAGGSGILLRTTNGGKTWNRDKAADNIAANLYSVKFINDKKGFVLGNDGVLLRYLG; from the exons ATGGCGAACCTGCTGCAACTGTGCGAGTGTTCGAGCTCAAATCCAATGATTTTGCTGAAGCCATCCTCCTTGAACTCTCTCCTGGCCAGCACTTCACGGCCTCGCCAGCAATATAGTTATCACCCAGCTCAACCTCGCATTTCACCCCCCAAACCCAAACCGAAAGCTTCCCTACaacaatcttcttcttcttcttcttcttcgttgaATCGGAGGGAATTCATATCCCAGACCACGGCTATTTCCCTGTCTCTAGTAGCAGCTCCACCACCAGCAATGTCCGAAGACGCACTTTCCGAATGGGAAAGAGTGTACCTGCCCATTGACCCTGGCGTCGTCCTTCTTGACATCGCTTTCGTCCCTGAAGACTTAAATCACG GTTTTCTTTTGGGGACTAGGCAAACCATTATGGAGACAAAAGATGGTGGAAACACCTGGGCTCCACGTTCAATACCCTCAGCCGAGGACGAAGACTTCAACTACAGATTTAATTCCATTAGCTTCAAAGGAAAGGAGGGATGGATTGTTGGAAAACCTGCGATTCTGTTATACACTTCGGATGCGGGAGAAAGCTGGGAAAGAATACCACTAAGCTCTCAGCTTCCTGGAGATATG GTATATATAAAGGCAACTGGGGACAAGAGTGCAGAGATGGTCACAGATGAAGGAGCAATATATGTTACATCCAATAGGGGCTACAACTGGAGGGCTGCTGTTCAGGAAACTGTTTCAGCTACTCTTAATCG AACAGTCTCTAGTGGTATCAGTGGTGCAAGTTATTATACGGGAACATTCAATGCAGTGAATCGCTCTCCAGATGGAAGATATGTGGCTGTCTCTAGCCGTGGTAACTTCTACCTTACATGGGAGCCTGGGCAA ATAACtgaagagtttgaagaagttcCAGTTCAAAGCCGGGGCTTTGGCATTCTTGATGTTGGGTATCGATCAGAG GAAGAGGCTTGGGCAGCAGGGGGTAGTGGGATCCTACTGAGAACTACTAATGGTGGCAAGACATGGAACCGTGACAAAGCAGCTGATAATATTGCTGCAAATCTGTACTCAGTGAA GTTTATCAATGATAAGAAGGGATTTGTGCTAGGAAATGATGGGGTCTTGCTTCGCTACCTTGGATGA